The following are from one region of the Drosophila nasuta strain 15112-1781.00 unplaced genomic scaffold, ASM2355853v1 ctg18_pilon, whole genome shotgun sequence genome:
- the LOC132797745 gene encoding zinc metalloproteinase-disintegrin-like protein F1 isoform X14, with product MWITLASLFVIIAQLCELVQCAGEADYTLDDSFWNEESPVGEVERLLKEYRQNQELVRRIGGHYYQIIYPVQLRHHEKMGISTREVSVPKVRKDLHKRNTRKIETDTMPGQRPRPHDDSGFSRGRTKKHFHRTSLLIKAFNHKFRLDLELNSQLLSPNIQQKHYHVGGYLVDGNRHDIEHCYYHGTVKDYPGASAAFHTCNGVSGVIHIGNETFVIHPFYGGDLSKHPHVIFEARTKANKGCANSGNLDSWRLSRRTKHLSAGVVDEIHPNGAGRYKRDVREATKYIETAIIVDKAMFEKRNGSTRAEVIHDAIQVANIADLYFRTLNTRVSVVYIETWGKNQAAIDGSKDISKAISNFNDYTSRNLFQIERDTTQLLTGETFAGGEAGMAVPETVCTPRAVGISVDVNVYEPHLLAGTMAHMIGHNIGMGHDDGREECFCRDWHGCIMAQSIVGQENVQPYKFSECSKKDYIDALRTGHGLCLLNKPNEIELRRNCGNKVIEEDEECDCGTFEECALDPCCDGITCKLKSEAQCASGACCDQCRLRPKDYICRDSHNECDLPEYCDGEVGQCPIDIYKKNGSPCGLSKLGVSGYCFQGYCPTLTLQCEAIWGYGGFAADRQCYEQFNSKGSINGHCGRDANEHYIKCEPENVQCGTLQCKEGERQPVNDGIDQLYSRTIISIKGQEYECKATSGQVGSNSYPEHGLVKDGTPCGDNLICLNQTCVSLFPHVDSTKCPTNKQGQECSEHGFCTNANRCFCDMGWGGTDCSTVVLLTTPLPTEAFPTPENTIKMEKKETPYENYHGSNTVFLVGVLMSVVGFVFITFTLMALCYRSVVVHRNFSLCLRYYR from the exons ATGTGGATAACACTCGCTTCTCTGTTCGTCATCATAGCCCAGCTTTGTGAGTTGGTCCAGTGCGCTGGCG AAGCTGATTATACACTCGATGATTCATTTTGGAACGAAGAAAGTCCTGTTG GCGAAGTGGAACGCTTACTCAAAGAGTATAGACAAAATCAGGAGCTTGTGCGTCGTATCGGTGGGCATTATTATCAGATAATCTATCCGGTACAGCTGCGTCATCATGAGAAAATGGGAATCTCAACTCGTGAAGTCAGTGTCCCTAAGGTACGCAAAGATTTGCATAAGAGAAATACTAGAAAAATCGAAACAGACACAATG CCAGGACAAAGACCACGCCCACACGATGACAGTGGATTTAGCAGAGGTAGAACAAAG AAGCACTTCCACCGCACTTCGTTGCTCATCAAGGCATTTAATCACAAATTTCGATTGGATTTGGAATTAAACTC TCAACTACTTTCGCCCAACATACAGCAGAAACACTATCACGTTGGTGGATATCTCGTTGACGGCAATCGACAT GACATCGAGCATTGCTACTATCATGGCACAGTGAAGGATTATCCGGGAGCAAGTGCTGCCTTTCACACCTGCAACGGAGTTAGCGGCGTCATTCACATTGGCAACGAGACCTTTGTGATTCATCCCTTTTACGGCGGAGATCTGTCG aAACATCCGCACGTCATTTTCGAAGCACGCACCAAGGCCAACAAAGGATGCGCAAACTCTGGCAATTTGGACTCTTGGAGACTGTCGCGACGGACCAAACACCTGTCGGCGGGCGTTGTCGATGAAATCCATCCAAATGGGGCGGGGCGTTACAAGCGAGATGTGCGCGAGGCCACCAAATACATTGAGACGGCCATCATAGTGGATAAGGCCATGTTCGAGAAGCGCAATGGGAGCACACGTGCAGAGGTGATACACGATGCCATACAGGTGGCCAATATAGCTGATCTG TATTTCCGCACGCTGAACACTCGTGTCTCGGTGGTATACATTGAGACGTGGGGCAAAAATCAGGCGGCCATCGATGGCAGCAAGGACATCAGCAAGGCAATATCCAATTTTAACGATTACACCTCTAGGAATCTCTTTCAAATCGAACGCGATACCACACAGCTGCTAAC TGGAGAGACTTTTGCGGGTGGCGAGGCTGGCATGGCAGTGCCCGAGACAGTTTGCACACCGCGTGCCGTTGGTATCAGCGTCGATGTGAATGTTTACGAGCCGCATCTGTTAGCTGGGACCATGGCCCACATGATTGGACACAACATTGGCATGGGCCACGACGATGGTC GTGAGGAATGCTTCTGTCGGGACTGGCACGGATGCATAATGGCACAGTCAATAGTCGGTCAGGAGAATGTGCAGCCATACAAATTTTCGGAATGCAGTAAAAAGGATTACATTGACGCATTGCGCACGGGTCACGGTCTTTGTTTACTCAACAAGCCCAATGAG ATCGAGCTGCGGCGCAACTGCGGCAACAAAGTGATCGAGGAGGACGAGGAGTGTGACTGTGGCACATTCGAGGAGTGCGCTTTGGACCCATGCTGTGATGGCATCACATGTAAGCTCAAGTCGGAGGCACAGTGTGCCAGCGGTGCCTGCTGCGACCAATGCCGG CTGCGACCCAAAGATTACATCTGCCGCGACTCGCACAACGAATGTGATTTGCCCGAATATTGTGATGGCGAGGTCGGTCAATGTCCCATTGATATCTACAAGAAGAACGGCTCACCTTGCGGTCTCAGTAAATTGGGAGTTTCAG GCTACTGCTTCCAGGGCTATTGTCCAACGCTGACGCTGCAATGCGAGGCTATCTGGGGCTACGGCGGCTTTGCGGCCGATCGCCAGTGCTACGAGCAGTTCAATTCAAAGGGTTCAATCAACGGTCACTGCGGTCGCGATGCCAACGAGCATTACATCAAATGCGAACCAGA GAACGTCCAGTGCGGCACGCTGCAGTGCAAGGAGGGCGAGAGGCAGCCAGTTAACGATGGCATCGACCAGCTTTACTCTCGCACCATAATCTCCATCAAAGGGCAGGAGTATGAATGCAA GGCGACCAGCGGTCAAGTGGGCTCCAATAGCTATCCCGAGCATGGCCTGGTCAAGGATGGGACTCCGTGTGGCGATAATTTGATTTGCCTTAACCAAACGTGCGTCAGTCTTTTCCCTCATGTGGATTCAACCAAGTGCCCAACGAATAAGCAGGGTCAAGAGTGCTCAGAGCATGGT TTCTGCACGAATGCGAACCGATGCTTTTGCGATATGGGCTGGGGCGGCACAGACTGCAGCACCGTGGTGCTGTTGACCACACCACTGCCAACGGAAGCATTCCCAACGCCGGAGAATACAATCAAAATGGAGAAGAAAGAAACTCCATATG AGAACTACCACGGCTCAAATACAGTGTTCCTAGTCGGTGTTCTAATGTCAGTTGTAGGGTTCGTTTTTATAACATTCACCTTGATGGCATTGTGCTACAGGTCAGTTGTAGTACATAGAAACTTCTCCCTGTGTCTGAG
- the LOC132797745 gene encoding zinc metalloproteinase-disintegrin-like protein F1 isoform X13, translating into MWITLASLFVIIAQLCELVQCAGEADYTLDDSFWNEESPVGEVERLLKEYRQNQELVRRIGGHYYQIIYPVQLRHHEKMGISTREVSVPKVRKDLHKRNTRKIETDTMPGQRPRPHDDSGFSRGRTKKHFHRTSLLIKAFNHKFRLDLELNSQLLSPNIQQKHYHVGGYLVDGNRHDIEHCYYHGTVKDYPGASAAFHTCNGVSGVIHIGNETFVIHPFYGGDLSKHPHVIFEARTKANKGCANSGNLDSWRLSRRTKHLSAGVVDEIHPNGAGRYKRDVREATKYIETAIIVDKAMFEKRNGSTRAEVIHDAIQVANIADLYFRTLNTRVSVVYIETWGKNQAAIDGSKDISKAISNFNDYTSRNLFQIERDTTQLLTGETFAGGEAGMAVPETVCTPRAVGISVDVNVYEPHLLAGTMAHMIGHNIGMGHDDGREECFCRDWHGCIMAQSIVGQENVQPYKFSECSKKDYIDALRTGHGLCLLNKPNEIELRRNCGNKVIEEDEECDCGTFEECALDPCCDGITCKLKSEAQCASGACCDQCRLRPKDYICRDSHNECDLPEYCDGEVGQCPIDIYKKNGSPCGLSKLGVSGYCFQGYCPTLTLQCEAIWGYGGFAADRQCYEQFNSKGSINGHCGRDANEHYIKCEPENVQCGTLQCKEGERQPVNDGIDQLYSRTIISIKGQEYECKATSGQVGSNSYPEHGLVKDGTPCGDNLICLNQTCVSLFPHVDSTKCPTNKQGQECSEHGFCTNANRCFCDMGWGGTDCSTVVLLTTPLPTEAFPTPENTIKMEKKETPYENYHGSNTVFLVGVLMSVVGFVFITFTLMALCYRSVVVHRNFSLCLRRKTTTLKYDPPFSKKPIPKGYGGAATAPNHHSVEEVSLDGSSKLVYANQAGFRDKNLHGRRYTTGGEDDQSHAGFRLEYLV; encoded by the exons ATGTGGATAACACTCGCTTCTCTGTTCGTCATCATAGCCCAGCTTTGTGAGTTGGTCCAGTGCGCTGGCG AAGCTGATTATACACTCGATGATTCATTTTGGAACGAAGAAAGTCCTGTTG GCGAAGTGGAACGCTTACTCAAAGAGTATAGACAAAATCAGGAGCTTGTGCGTCGTATCGGTGGGCATTATTATCAGATAATCTATCCGGTACAGCTGCGTCATCATGAGAAAATGGGAATCTCAACTCGTGAAGTCAGTGTCCCTAAGGTACGCAAAGATTTGCATAAGAGAAATACTAGAAAAATCGAAACAGACACAATG CCAGGACAAAGACCACGCCCACACGATGACAGTGGATTTAGCAGAGGTAGAACAAAG AAGCACTTCCACCGCACTTCGTTGCTCATCAAGGCATTTAATCACAAATTTCGATTGGATTTGGAATTAAACTC TCAACTACTTTCGCCCAACATACAGCAGAAACACTATCACGTTGGTGGATATCTCGTTGACGGCAATCGACAT GACATCGAGCATTGCTACTATCATGGCACAGTGAAGGATTATCCGGGAGCAAGTGCTGCCTTTCACACCTGCAACGGAGTTAGCGGCGTCATTCACATTGGCAACGAGACCTTTGTGATTCATCCCTTTTACGGCGGAGATCTGTCG aAACATCCGCACGTCATTTTCGAAGCACGCACCAAGGCCAACAAAGGATGCGCAAACTCTGGCAATTTGGACTCTTGGAGACTGTCGCGACGGACCAAACACCTGTCGGCGGGCGTTGTCGATGAAATCCATCCAAATGGGGCGGGGCGTTACAAGCGAGATGTGCGCGAGGCCACCAAATACATTGAGACGGCCATCATAGTGGATAAGGCCATGTTCGAGAAGCGCAATGGGAGCACACGTGCAGAGGTGATACACGATGCCATACAGGTGGCCAATATAGCTGATCTG TATTTCCGCACGCTGAACACTCGTGTCTCGGTGGTATACATTGAGACGTGGGGCAAAAATCAGGCGGCCATCGATGGCAGCAAGGACATCAGCAAGGCAATATCCAATTTTAACGATTACACCTCTAGGAATCTCTTTCAAATCGAACGCGATACCACACAGCTGCTAAC TGGAGAGACTTTTGCGGGTGGCGAGGCTGGCATGGCAGTGCCCGAGACAGTTTGCACACCGCGTGCCGTTGGTATCAGCGTCGATGTGAATGTTTACGAGCCGCATCTGTTAGCTGGGACCATGGCCCACATGATTGGACACAACATTGGCATGGGCCACGACGATGGTC GTGAGGAATGCTTCTGTCGGGACTGGCACGGATGCATAATGGCACAGTCAATAGTCGGTCAGGAGAATGTGCAGCCATACAAATTTTCGGAATGCAGTAAAAAGGATTACATTGACGCATTGCGCACGGGTCACGGTCTTTGTTTACTCAACAAGCCCAATGAG ATCGAGCTGCGGCGCAACTGCGGCAACAAAGTGATCGAGGAGGACGAGGAGTGTGACTGTGGCACATTCGAGGAGTGCGCTTTGGACCCATGCTGTGATGGCATCACATGTAAGCTCAAGTCGGAGGCACAGTGTGCCAGCGGTGCCTGCTGCGACCAATGCCGG CTGCGACCCAAAGATTACATCTGCCGCGACTCGCACAACGAATGTGATTTGCCCGAATATTGTGATGGCGAGGTCGGTCAATGTCCCATTGATATCTACAAGAAGAACGGCTCACCTTGCGGTCTCAGTAAATTGGGAGTTTCAG GCTACTGCTTCCAGGGCTATTGTCCAACGCTGACGCTGCAATGCGAGGCTATCTGGGGCTACGGCGGCTTTGCGGCCGATCGCCAGTGCTACGAGCAGTTCAATTCAAAGGGTTCAATCAACGGTCACTGCGGTCGCGATGCCAACGAGCATTACATCAAATGCGAACCAGA GAACGTCCAGTGCGGCACGCTGCAGTGCAAGGAGGGCGAGAGGCAGCCAGTTAACGATGGCATCGACCAGCTTTACTCTCGCACCATAATCTCCATCAAAGGGCAGGAGTATGAATGCAA GGCGACCAGCGGTCAAGTGGGCTCCAATAGCTATCCCGAGCATGGCCTGGTCAAGGATGGGACTCCGTGTGGCGATAATTTGATTTGCCTTAACCAAACGTGCGTCAGTCTTTTCCCTCATGTGGATTCAACCAAGTGCCCAACGAATAAGCAGGGTCAAGAGTGCTCAGAGCATGGT TTCTGCACGAATGCGAACCGATGCTTTTGCGATATGGGCTGGGGCGGCACAGACTGCAGCACCGTGGTGCTGTTGACCACACCACTGCCAACGGAAGCATTCCCAACGCCGGAGAATACAATCAAAATGGAGAAGAAAGAAACTCCATATG AGAACTACCACGGCTCAAATACAGTGTTCCTAGTCGGTGTTCTAATGTCAGTTGTAGGGTTCGTTTTTATAACATTCACCTTGATGGCATTGTGCTACAGGTCAGTTGTAGTACATAGAAACTTCTCCCTGTGTCTGAG aCGCAAGACAACCACCCTCAAGTACGATCCGCCCTTCTCAAAAAAACCCATACCAAAGGGGTACGGCGGAGCAGCAACGGCGCCCAATCATCATTCCGTCGAAGAAGTCTCATTAGATGGTTCCAGCAAATTGGTGTACGCCAATCAAGCAGGCTTCAG AGATAAGAACCTACATGGACGTCGCTATACGACTGGTGGTGAGGATGATCAATCACATGCAG
- the LOC132797745 gene encoding zinc metalloproteinase-disintegrin-like protein F1 isoform X12, with protein sequence MWITLASLFVIIAQLCELVQCAGEADYTLDDSFWNEESPVGEVERLLKEYRQNQELVRRIGGHYYQIIYPVQLRHHEKMGISTREVSVPKVRKDLHKRNTRKIETDTMPGQRPRPHDDSGFSRGRTKKHFHRTSLLIKAFNHKFRLDLELNSQLLSPNIQQKHYHVGGYLVDGNRHDIEHCYYHGTVKDYPGASAAFHTCNGVSGVIHIGNETFVIHPFYGGDLSKHPHVIFEARTKANKGCANSGNLDSWRLSRRTKHLSAGVVDEIHPNGAGRYKRDVREATKYIETAIIVDKAMFEKRNGSTRAEVIHDAIQVANIADLYFRTLNTRVSVVYIETWGKNQAAIDGSKDISKAISNFNDYTSRNLFQIERDTTQLLTGETFAGGEAGMAVPETVCTPRAVGISVDVNVYEPHLLAGTMAHMIGHNIGMGHDDGREECFCRDWHGCIMAQSIVGQENVQPYKFSECSKKDYIDALRTGHGLCLLNKPNEIELRRNCGNKVIEEDEECDCGTFEECALDPCCDGITCKLKSEAQCASGACCDQCRLRPKDYICRDSHNECDLPEYCDGEVGQCPIDIYKKNGSPCGLSKLGVSGYCFQGYCPTLTLQCEAIWGYGGFAADRQCYEQFNSKGSINGHCGRDANEHYIKCEPENVQCGTLQCKEGERQPVNDGIDQLYSRTIISIKGQEYECKATSGQVGSNSYPEHGLVKDGTPCGDNLICLNQTCVSLFPHVDSTKCPTNKQGQECSEHGFCTNANRCFCDMGWGGTDCSTVVLLTTPLPTEAFPTPENTIKMEKKETPYENYHGSNTVFLVGVLMSVVGFVFITFTLMALCYRSVVVHRNFSLCLRRKTTTLKYDPPFSKKPIPKGYGGAATAPNHHSVEEVSLDGSSKLVYANQAGFRDKNLHGRRYTTGGEDDQSHADTIAKRGTLDTAL encoded by the exons ATGTGGATAACACTCGCTTCTCTGTTCGTCATCATAGCCCAGCTTTGTGAGTTGGTCCAGTGCGCTGGCG AAGCTGATTATACACTCGATGATTCATTTTGGAACGAAGAAAGTCCTGTTG GCGAAGTGGAACGCTTACTCAAAGAGTATAGACAAAATCAGGAGCTTGTGCGTCGTATCGGTGGGCATTATTATCAGATAATCTATCCGGTACAGCTGCGTCATCATGAGAAAATGGGAATCTCAACTCGTGAAGTCAGTGTCCCTAAGGTACGCAAAGATTTGCATAAGAGAAATACTAGAAAAATCGAAACAGACACAATG CCAGGACAAAGACCACGCCCACACGATGACAGTGGATTTAGCAGAGGTAGAACAAAG AAGCACTTCCACCGCACTTCGTTGCTCATCAAGGCATTTAATCACAAATTTCGATTGGATTTGGAATTAAACTC TCAACTACTTTCGCCCAACATACAGCAGAAACACTATCACGTTGGTGGATATCTCGTTGACGGCAATCGACAT GACATCGAGCATTGCTACTATCATGGCACAGTGAAGGATTATCCGGGAGCAAGTGCTGCCTTTCACACCTGCAACGGAGTTAGCGGCGTCATTCACATTGGCAACGAGACCTTTGTGATTCATCCCTTTTACGGCGGAGATCTGTCG aAACATCCGCACGTCATTTTCGAAGCACGCACCAAGGCCAACAAAGGATGCGCAAACTCTGGCAATTTGGACTCTTGGAGACTGTCGCGACGGACCAAACACCTGTCGGCGGGCGTTGTCGATGAAATCCATCCAAATGGGGCGGGGCGTTACAAGCGAGATGTGCGCGAGGCCACCAAATACATTGAGACGGCCATCATAGTGGATAAGGCCATGTTCGAGAAGCGCAATGGGAGCACACGTGCAGAGGTGATACACGATGCCATACAGGTGGCCAATATAGCTGATCTG TATTTCCGCACGCTGAACACTCGTGTCTCGGTGGTATACATTGAGACGTGGGGCAAAAATCAGGCGGCCATCGATGGCAGCAAGGACATCAGCAAGGCAATATCCAATTTTAACGATTACACCTCTAGGAATCTCTTTCAAATCGAACGCGATACCACACAGCTGCTAAC TGGAGAGACTTTTGCGGGTGGCGAGGCTGGCATGGCAGTGCCCGAGACAGTTTGCACACCGCGTGCCGTTGGTATCAGCGTCGATGTGAATGTTTACGAGCCGCATCTGTTAGCTGGGACCATGGCCCACATGATTGGACACAACATTGGCATGGGCCACGACGATGGTC GTGAGGAATGCTTCTGTCGGGACTGGCACGGATGCATAATGGCACAGTCAATAGTCGGTCAGGAGAATGTGCAGCCATACAAATTTTCGGAATGCAGTAAAAAGGATTACATTGACGCATTGCGCACGGGTCACGGTCTTTGTTTACTCAACAAGCCCAATGAG ATCGAGCTGCGGCGCAACTGCGGCAACAAAGTGATCGAGGAGGACGAGGAGTGTGACTGTGGCACATTCGAGGAGTGCGCTTTGGACCCATGCTGTGATGGCATCACATGTAAGCTCAAGTCGGAGGCACAGTGTGCCAGCGGTGCCTGCTGCGACCAATGCCGG CTGCGACCCAAAGATTACATCTGCCGCGACTCGCACAACGAATGTGATTTGCCCGAATATTGTGATGGCGAGGTCGGTCAATGTCCCATTGATATCTACAAGAAGAACGGCTCACCTTGCGGTCTCAGTAAATTGGGAGTTTCAG GCTACTGCTTCCAGGGCTATTGTCCAACGCTGACGCTGCAATGCGAGGCTATCTGGGGCTACGGCGGCTTTGCGGCCGATCGCCAGTGCTACGAGCAGTTCAATTCAAAGGGTTCAATCAACGGTCACTGCGGTCGCGATGCCAACGAGCATTACATCAAATGCGAACCAGA GAACGTCCAGTGCGGCACGCTGCAGTGCAAGGAGGGCGAGAGGCAGCCAGTTAACGATGGCATCGACCAGCTTTACTCTCGCACCATAATCTCCATCAAAGGGCAGGAGTATGAATGCAA GGCGACCAGCGGTCAAGTGGGCTCCAATAGCTATCCCGAGCATGGCCTGGTCAAGGATGGGACTCCGTGTGGCGATAATTTGATTTGCCTTAACCAAACGTGCGTCAGTCTTTTCCCTCATGTGGATTCAACCAAGTGCCCAACGAATAAGCAGGGTCAAGAGTGCTCAGAGCATGGT TTCTGCACGAATGCGAACCGATGCTTTTGCGATATGGGCTGGGGCGGCACAGACTGCAGCACCGTGGTGCTGTTGACCACACCACTGCCAACGGAAGCATTCCCAACGCCGGAGAATACAATCAAAATGGAGAAGAAAGAAACTCCATATG AGAACTACCACGGCTCAAATACAGTGTTCCTAGTCGGTGTTCTAATGTCAGTTGTAGGGTTCGTTTTTATAACATTCACCTTGATGGCATTGTGCTACAGGTCAGTTGTAGTACATAGAAACTTCTCCCTGTGTCTGAG aCGCAAGACAACCACCCTCAAGTACGATCCGCCCTTCTCAAAAAAACCCATACCAAAGGGGTACGGCGGAGCAGCAACGGCGCCCAATCATCATTCCGTCGAAGAAGTCTCATTAGATGGTTCCAGCAAATTGGTGTACGCCAATCAAGCAGGCTTCAG AGATAAGAACCTACATGGACGTCGCTATACGACTGGTGGTGAGGATGATCAATCACATGCAG
- the LOC132797745 gene encoding zinc metalloproteinase-disintegrin-like protein F1 isoform X15: MWITLASLFVIIAQLCELVQCAGEADYTLDDSFWNEESPVGEVERLLKEYRQNQELVRRIGGHYYQIIYPVQLRHHEKMGISTREVSVPKVRKDLHKRNTRKIETDTMPGQRPRPHDDSGFSRGRTKKHFHRTSLLIKAFNHKFRLDLELNSQLLSPNIQQKHYHVGGYLVDGNRHDIEHCYYHGTVKDYPGASAAFHTCNGVSGVIHIGNETFVIHPFYGGDLSKHPHVIFEARTKANKGCANSGNLDSWRLSRRTKHLSAGVVDEIHPNGAGRYKRDVREATKYIETAIIVDKAMFEKRNGSTRAEVIHDAIQVANIADLYFRTLNTRVSVVYIETWGKNQAAIDGSKDISKAISNFNDYTSRNLFQIERDTTQLLTGETFAGGEAGMAVPETVCTPRAVGISVDVNVYEPHLLAGTMAHMIGHNIGMGHDDGREECFCRDWHGCIMAQSIVGQENVQPYKFSECSKKDYIDALRTGHGLCLLNKPNEIELRRNCGNKVIEEDEECDCGTFEECALDPCCDGITCKLKSEAQCASGACCDQCRLRPKDYICRDSHNECDLPEYCDGEVGQCPIDIYKKNGSPCGLSKLGVSGYCFQGYCPTLTLQCEAIWGYGGFAADRQCYEQFNSKGSINGHCGRDANEHYIKCEPENVQCGTLQCKEGERQPVNDGIDQLYSRTIISIKGQEYECKATSGQVGSNSYPEHGLVKDGTPCGDNLICLNQTCVSLFPHVDSTKCPTNKQGQECSEHGFCTNANRCFCDMGWGGTDCSTVVLLTTPLPTEAFPTPENTIKMEKKETPYDARQPPSSTIRPSQKNPYQRGTAEQQRRPIIIPSKKSH; this comes from the exons ATGTGGATAACACTCGCTTCTCTGTTCGTCATCATAGCCCAGCTTTGTGAGTTGGTCCAGTGCGCTGGCG AAGCTGATTATACACTCGATGATTCATTTTGGAACGAAGAAAGTCCTGTTG GCGAAGTGGAACGCTTACTCAAAGAGTATAGACAAAATCAGGAGCTTGTGCGTCGTATCGGTGGGCATTATTATCAGATAATCTATCCGGTACAGCTGCGTCATCATGAGAAAATGGGAATCTCAACTCGTGAAGTCAGTGTCCCTAAGGTACGCAAAGATTTGCATAAGAGAAATACTAGAAAAATCGAAACAGACACAATG CCAGGACAAAGACCACGCCCACACGATGACAGTGGATTTAGCAGAGGTAGAACAAAG AAGCACTTCCACCGCACTTCGTTGCTCATCAAGGCATTTAATCACAAATTTCGATTGGATTTGGAATTAAACTC TCAACTACTTTCGCCCAACATACAGCAGAAACACTATCACGTTGGTGGATATCTCGTTGACGGCAATCGACAT GACATCGAGCATTGCTACTATCATGGCACAGTGAAGGATTATCCGGGAGCAAGTGCTGCCTTTCACACCTGCAACGGAGTTAGCGGCGTCATTCACATTGGCAACGAGACCTTTGTGATTCATCCCTTTTACGGCGGAGATCTGTCG aAACATCCGCACGTCATTTTCGAAGCACGCACCAAGGCCAACAAAGGATGCGCAAACTCTGGCAATTTGGACTCTTGGAGACTGTCGCGACGGACCAAACACCTGTCGGCGGGCGTTGTCGATGAAATCCATCCAAATGGGGCGGGGCGTTACAAGCGAGATGTGCGCGAGGCCACCAAATACATTGAGACGGCCATCATAGTGGATAAGGCCATGTTCGAGAAGCGCAATGGGAGCACACGTGCAGAGGTGATACACGATGCCATACAGGTGGCCAATATAGCTGATCTG TATTTCCGCACGCTGAACACTCGTGTCTCGGTGGTATACATTGAGACGTGGGGCAAAAATCAGGCGGCCATCGATGGCAGCAAGGACATCAGCAAGGCAATATCCAATTTTAACGATTACACCTCTAGGAATCTCTTTCAAATCGAACGCGATACCACACAGCTGCTAAC TGGAGAGACTTTTGCGGGTGGCGAGGCTGGCATGGCAGTGCCCGAGACAGTTTGCACACCGCGTGCCGTTGGTATCAGCGTCGATGTGAATGTTTACGAGCCGCATCTGTTAGCTGGGACCATGGCCCACATGATTGGACACAACATTGGCATGGGCCACGACGATGGTC GTGAGGAATGCTTCTGTCGGGACTGGCACGGATGCATAATGGCACAGTCAATAGTCGGTCAGGAGAATGTGCAGCCATACAAATTTTCGGAATGCAGTAAAAAGGATTACATTGACGCATTGCGCACGGGTCACGGTCTTTGTTTACTCAACAAGCCCAATGAG ATCGAGCTGCGGCGCAACTGCGGCAACAAAGTGATCGAGGAGGACGAGGAGTGTGACTGTGGCACATTCGAGGAGTGCGCTTTGGACCCATGCTGTGATGGCATCACATGTAAGCTCAAGTCGGAGGCACAGTGTGCCAGCGGTGCCTGCTGCGACCAATGCCGG CTGCGACCCAAAGATTACATCTGCCGCGACTCGCACAACGAATGTGATTTGCCCGAATATTGTGATGGCGAGGTCGGTCAATGTCCCATTGATATCTACAAGAAGAACGGCTCACCTTGCGGTCTCAGTAAATTGGGAGTTTCAG GCTACTGCTTCCAGGGCTATTGTCCAACGCTGACGCTGCAATGCGAGGCTATCTGGGGCTACGGCGGCTTTGCGGCCGATCGCCAGTGCTACGAGCAGTTCAATTCAAAGGGTTCAATCAACGGTCACTGCGGTCGCGATGCCAACGAGCATTACATCAAATGCGAACCAGA GAACGTCCAGTGCGGCACGCTGCAGTGCAAGGAGGGCGAGAGGCAGCCAGTTAACGATGGCATCGACCAGCTTTACTCTCGCACCATAATCTCCATCAAAGGGCAGGAGTATGAATGCAA GGCGACCAGCGGTCAAGTGGGCTCCAATAGCTATCCCGAGCATGGCCTGGTCAAGGATGGGACTCCGTGTGGCGATAATTTGATTTGCCTTAACCAAACGTGCGTCAGTCTTTTCCCTCATGTGGATTCAACCAAGTGCCCAACGAATAAGCAGGGTCAAGAGTGCTCAGAGCATGGT TTCTGCACGAATGCGAACCGATGCTTTTGCGATATGGGCTGGGGCGGCACAGACTGCAGCACCGTGGTGCTGTTGACCACACCACTGCCAACGGAAGCATTCCCAACGCCGGAGAATACAATCAAAATGGAGAAGAAAGAAACTCCATATG aCGCAAGACAACCACCCTCAAGTACGATCCGCCCTTCTCAAAAAAACCCATACCAAAGGGGTACGGCGGAGCAGCAACGGCGCCCAATCATCATTCCGTCGAAGAAGTCTCATTAG